A part of Kitasatospora acidiphila genomic DNA contains:
- a CDS encoding family 2B encapsulin nanocompartment shell protein, giving the protein MTTEATVGIPAPSSEPSDVQQSLATAAARNLATTTKSEPQMQGISSRWLLRMLPWVEVGAGTYRVNRRLSYAVGRGRVSFVKTGARVKVWAPSLREVPVLRGFEDDALLAQLADRFTQRDFRAGEVLVEAGQPINEVFLIAHGKVNRIGSSKYGDSDAVVGVLADGDHIGDEALSVADGLWPYSVTAATAGTAMALAWPAFQELADRSEALRAHIAQFLSDAQQPQSKHGEAAIELAAGHEGEHELPGTFVDYELEPREYELSVAQTVLRVHSRVADLYNDPMNQVEQQLKLTVEALRERQEHELINNPEFGLLQNADYDQRIQTHSGAPTPDDMDELLSRRRGTRFFLAHPKAIAAFGRECSARGLYPDTVEVEGQRVPAWRGVPILRCNKIPLVDGHTTSILAMRIGEDKQGVIGLRQTGIPDEVEPGLNVRFMGINEKAIISYLVSAYYSAAILVPDAIGVLENVEVARPRD; this is encoded by the coding sequence ATGACAACCGAAGCCACCGTTGGCATTCCGGCGCCCAGTTCCGAACCGTCCGATGTGCAGCAGAGCCTCGCGACAGCGGCGGCTCGCAACCTTGCCACCACCACCAAGTCCGAACCGCAGATGCAGGGCATCAGCTCCCGCTGGCTGCTCCGGATGCTGCCCTGGGTCGAGGTCGGCGCCGGCACCTACCGGGTGAACCGCCGGCTGAGCTATGCGGTCGGCCGGGGGCGGGTGAGCTTCGTCAAGACCGGCGCCCGGGTGAAGGTCTGGGCGCCGTCGCTGCGCGAGGTCCCGGTGCTGCGCGGCTTCGAGGACGACGCCCTGCTCGCCCAACTGGCCGACCGGTTCACCCAGCGCGACTTCCGGGCCGGTGAGGTGCTGGTCGAGGCCGGTCAGCCGATCAACGAGGTCTTCCTGATCGCGCACGGCAAGGTCAACCGGATCGGCAGCAGCAAGTACGGCGACAGCGATGCCGTGGTGGGCGTGCTGGCCGACGGCGACCACATCGGCGACGAGGCGCTGAGCGTGGCCGACGGCCTGTGGCCCTACAGCGTCACGGCGGCCACCGCCGGCACCGCGATGGCGCTCGCCTGGCCCGCCTTCCAGGAGCTCGCCGACCGCTCCGAGGCGCTGCGGGCTCACATCGCGCAGTTCCTCTCCGACGCCCAGCAGCCGCAGAGCAAGCACGGCGAGGCCGCGATCGAGCTGGCCGCCGGTCACGAGGGCGAGCACGAGCTGCCCGGCACCTTCGTGGACTACGAGCTGGAGCCCCGCGAGTACGAGTTGAGCGTGGCGCAGACGGTGCTGCGGGTGCACAGCCGGGTCGCCGACCTCTACAACGACCCGATGAACCAGGTCGAGCAGCAGTTGAAGCTCACCGTCGAGGCGCTGCGCGAGCGCCAGGAGCACGAGCTGATCAACAACCCGGAGTTCGGTCTGCTGCAGAACGCCGACTACGACCAGCGGATCCAGACCCACTCCGGTGCTCCCACCCCCGACGACATGGACGAGCTGCTCAGCCGCCGCCGCGGCACCCGGTTCTTCCTGGCACACCCGAAGGCCATCGCCGCGTTCGGCCGGGAGTGCAGTGCCCGCGGCCTCTATCCGGACACCGTCGAGGTCGAGGGCCAGCGGGTGCCGGCCTGGCGCGGGGTGCCGATCCTGCGGTGCAACAAGATCCCGCTCGTGGACGGGCACACCACCTCGATCCTGGCGATGCGCATCGGCGAGGACAAGCAGGGCGTCATCGGCCTGCGCCAGACCGGAATCCCGGACGAGGTCGAGCCCGGCCTGAATGTCCGGTTCATGGGAATCAATGAAAAGGCCATCATTTCCTACCTGGTGAGCGCCTACTATTCGGCGGCCATTCTGGTGCCCGATGCCATCGGCGTTCTGGAGAACGTCGAAGTCGCCCGTCCGCGCGACTGA